A portion of the Candidatus Paceibacterota bacterium genome contains these proteins:
- a CDS encoding peptidoglycan bridge formation glycyltransferase FemA/FemB family protein: protein MKIFFAENQKEWDEFLTENDGSFLQSWDFGNFEKMKNKKVWRLFIEREKGILAAAQVQKEIFPMKKSLLYIPFGPCFKSTLFLKDKKKILTLFFKEIEKIGKKENSVFLNIEPTNVLPKMDKLIKSERRVQPKETLILSLKNSTEEIFKNFHPKTRYNIRLAQKRGVEIKKYESKEKKIECLNYFCKLLYKTSKRGGFKSFSKSHYKYLLSLDNTILYIAKYKDKIIAANILIYFGKRANYIHGVSDYKYRKFMAPHLLHWKQISDAKNMGFLEYDFWGIDEEKWPGITRFKRGFGGEEFKYPKGRDFILKKFWYKAYQIRKKVS from the coding sequence TGGTAGTTTTTTACAATCTTGGGATTTTGGAAATTTTGAAAAAATGAAAAATAAAAAAGTTTGGCGTCTTTTTATTGAGAGGGAAAAAGGAATTCTTGCTGCGGCGCAAGTTCAAAAAGAGATTTTCCCCATGAAAAAGAGTCTTTTGTATATTCCTTTTGGTCCTTGTTTTAAATCAACTTTATTTTTAAAAGATAAGAAGAAAATTTTAACTTTGTTTTTTAAGGAAATAGAGAAGATCGGAAAAAAAGAAAATTCTGTATTTCTGAACATAGAGCCAACAAATGTTTTACCTAAGATGGATAAGCTTATAAAATCTGAAAGGAGGGTGCAACCTAAAGAAACTTTGATTTTGTCATTAAAAAATTCAACAGAAGAGATATTTAAAAATTTTCACCCAAAGACAAGATATAATATTAGATTAGCGCAAAAGAGAGGAGTGGAGATAAAAAAATATGAGAGTAAAGAAAAAAAGATAGAATGTTTAAATTATTTTTGTAAACTCTTGTATAAAACCTCAAAGAGAGGTGGTTTTAAATCATTTTCAAAAAGTCATTATAAATATCTTCTATCTTTAGATAATACGATTTTATATATTGCAAAATATAAAGATAAAATTATTGCAGCAAATATTTTAATTTATTTTGGTAAAAGAGCGAATTATATTCACGGAGTTTCAGATTATAAATATAGAAAATTTATGGCTCCTCACTTGCTTCACTGGAAGCAAATTTCTGATGCGAAAAATATGGGTTTTTTAGAATATGATTTTTGGGGAATAGATGAAGAAAAATGGCCGGGGATTACAAGATTTAAAAGAGGGTTTGGCGGTGAAGAATTTAAATATCCGAAGGGAAGAGATTTTATACTAAAAAAATTCTGGTATAAAGCTTATCAGATAAGAAAAAAAGTTTCTTAA
- the murB gene encoding UDP-N-acetylmuramate dehydrogenase: MLNIQEEVSLKDFTTFKIGGRTKYFIKASNDNEIKGAVKWTKEKKLPFFILGGGSNILFSDSDYNGVIIKIENRELNFKGNEVIAGAGIVFLKLILFCKEKSLSGLEWGAGIPGTVGGAIFGNAGAFGGEVKNNIKEVLAVDKETLEEKRFSSKDCKFSYRNSIFKKTKKYIISSGIFSLEKKEKGEIGRVIREHILYRKEHHPLGQPSAGSIFKNIKTKDIENSLLERFFEFKEKAEVPAAYIIDKAGLKGKRVGGAKISEKHTNFIVNYDNAKAKDIISLINFIKGEVKKKFDIELKEEVIIIK, from the coding sequence ATGTTAAATATTCAAGAAGAAGTTTCTCTTAAGGATTTTACCACTTTTAAGATAGGGGGTCGGACTAAGTATTTTATAAAAGCGTCAAACGATAATGAGATTAAAGGAGCTGTAAAATGGACCAAAGAAAAAAAACTTCCATTTTTTATTTTAGGAGGAGGAAGTAATATTTTATTTTCTGATAGTGATTATAATGGCGTTATAATAAAAATAGAAAATCGAGAATTGAATTTTAAGGGAAATGAAGTTATTGCAGGGGCTGGTATTGTTTTTTTGAAACTGATTTTATTTTGTAAAGAAAAATCATTAAGTGGTCTTGAGTGGGGAGCTGGAATTCCTGGTACTGTTGGTGGTGCAATCTTTGGAAATGCTGGGGCTTTTGGTGGCGAGGTAAAAAATAATATAAAAGAAGTTTTAGCTGTTGATAAAGAGACATTAGAAGAGAAAAGATTTTCAAGTAAAGATTGTAAATTCTCATATAGAAATTCAATTTTTAAAAAAACAAAAAAATATATTATCTCTTCTGGTATTTTTTCTTTAGAAAAAAAAGAAAAGGGAGAAATAGGAAGGGTGATAAGAGAGCATATTCTTTATAGAAAAGAGCATCATCCTCTAGGGCAGCCTTCTGCAGGAAGTATTTTTAAAAATATCAAGACAAAAGACATAGAAAATTCATTGCTTGAGAGATTTTTTGAGTTTAAAGAAAAAGCAGAGGTGCCCGCTGCTTATATAATAGATAAAGCGGGGCTTAAAGGAAAAAGAGTTGGAGGTGCTAAAATTTCTGAAAAGCATACAAATTTTATTGTAAATTATGATAATGCTAAAGCAAAAGATATAATTTCTTTAATAAATTTTATTAAAGGAGAAGTAAAAAAGAAGTTTGATATTGAACTTAAAGAAGAGGTGATTATAATTAAATAA